One stretch of Enoplosus armatus isolate fEnoArm2 chromosome 1, fEnoArm2.hap1, whole genome shotgun sequence DNA includes these proteins:
- the tent4b gene encoding terminal nucleotidyltransferase 4B, with product MDPRIAWFQPEQRGPANNLWMQIWETTQGLGYLHVNNSYTTGSLSTSSLKGTVNGASGAILTSRNGALDSNTGSGEARTKGMSTSMGNGEISEQRDFIPLETNSNHNNRAAGRGGVSGGGQQQGSGVAVLWRGLTDGHPNKRKRDNKASTFGFNSSLLNSGSGSNTGDYDGYTGTPWKVRNYSEGIVGLHEEVSDFYEYISPRPEEEKMRLEVVDRIKGVIHDLWPSAEVQVFGSFSTGLYLPTSDIDLVVFGKWETLPLWTLEEALRKRNVADENSIKVLDKATVPIIKLTDSFTEVKVDISFNVKSGVKAARLIKEFKEKYPVLPYLVLVLKQFLLQRDLNEVFTGGIGSYSLFLMAVSFLQLHYREDVCSPNINIGVLLIEFFELYGRHFNYLKTGIRIKDGGCYVAKDEVQKNMMDGYRPSMLYIEDPLQPDNDVGRSSYGAMQVKQAFDYAYVVLSHAVSPIAKYYPNNETESILGRIIRVTQEVDEYREWIRKNWGSPSQNDLPLNRNDVTLFESQQLDECNNNVPDDDVVVLPSAPHSKTSSNSSSPSPSLRSSPSSSPLSPSSTSSTASSSDADSDGTPCKTAKQQPGRGSSAHREKSAVVSSHRTQSHTTSTPSGSNKGGKARMSRSHLKNHHGQQSSSSSTKSHQSNKPHHQGNSKKRKNVRDSTQEDLCR from the exons ATGGATCCGAGAATCGCCTGGTTTCAACCAGAACAACGTGGACCCGCTAACAACCTGTGGATGCAGATTTGGGAGACGACACAAGGTCTCGGGTACTTGCATGTAAATAACAGCTACACCACTGGATCTCTGAGCACGTCGAGCCTGAAAGGGACCGTCAACGGGGCGTCGGGAGCCATCCTCACCAGCAGAAACGGGGCACTTGACTCAAACACCGGTAGTGGTGAAGCCAGGACTAAGGGGATGTCGACCTCAATGGGGAACGGAGAAATATCGGAGCAGCGGGACTTTATACCACTGGAAACCAATAGCAACCACAACAACCGAGCCGCTGGCAGGGGCGGTGTCAGCGGAGGGGGGCAGCAGCAGGGCAGCGGGGTCGCCGTGCTCTGGAGGGGGCTGACAGACGGACACcccaacaaaaggaaaagagacaacAAAGCTAGCACTTTCGGATTCAATTCCAGCCTCTTGAACAGTGGCAGCGGCTCCAACACAGGAGATTATGATGGTTACACGGGCACGCCATGGAAAGTCAGGAACTACTCAGAAGGAATCGTAGG GTTACACGAGGAGGTCAGTGACTTCTACGAGTACATCTCCCCGCGGCCGGAGGAAGAGAAGATGAGGCTGGAGGTGGTGGACAGAATCAAGGGAGTCATCCACGACCTGTGGCCCAGTGCTGAG GTCCAAGTGTTTGGCAGTTTCAGCACTGGTCTTTATCTGCCAACAAG TGACATTGACCTGGTAGTTTTTGGGAAGTGGGAGACACTCCCACTCTGGACGCTGGAAGAGGCCCTCCGGAAGAGGAACGTTGCAGACGAGAACTCCATCAAAGTTTTGGACAAGGCCACG GTTCCCATCATCAAACTGACTGACTCCTTCACTGAGGTCAAAGTGGACATCAGCTTCAATGTGAAGAGTGGCGTTAAAGCTGCTCGACTCATCAAGGAATTCAAAGAG AAATATCCTGTGCTGCCTTACCTGGTCCTGGTGCTGAAGCAGTTCCTACTGCAAAGGGACCTCAATGAGGTTTTCACTGGTGGAATTGGCTCCTACAGTCTCTTTCTCATGGCTGTCAGCTTCCTGCAG cttCACTATAGGGAGGACGTGTGCAGTCCCAACATCAACATCGGTGTTCTTCTCATTGAATTCTTTGAGCTCTATGGCCGCCACTTCAACTACCTGAAAACAGGTATCCGGATAAAAGATGGAGGCTGCTACGTAGCCAAAGATGAGGTTCAGAAGAACATGATGGATGGCTACAGGCCCTCCATGCTTTACATTGAGGACCCACTGCAGCCAG ACAACGACGTTGGCCGGAGTTCATATGGTGCCATGCAGGTGAAGCAGGCATTTGACTACGCCTATGTGGTCCTCAGCCACGCCGTGTCACCCATCGCCAAGTACTATCCCAACAACGAGACAGAGAG CATACTTGGCCGAATAATCCGGGTAACACAGGAAGTAGATGAATACAGGGAATGGATCCGAAAGAACTGGGGGAGCCCGTCTCAGAATGATCTGCCACTCAACA GAAATGACGTGACTCTGTTTGAGTCCCAGCAGCTTGATGAGTGCAACAACAACGTTCCAGACGATGACGTTGTAGTTCTACCGTCGGCTCCCCACAGCAAAacctcctccaactcctcctctccatccccaTCACTgcgctcctctccctcctcctctccactgtcGCCTTCTTCCACGTCCTCAACCGCAAGCTCCAGCGATGCG GACTCTGATGGCACGCCGTGTAAGACAGCCAAGCAGCAGCCCGGCCGGGGCTCCAGCGCCCACAGAGAAAAGTCTGCTGTCGTCAGTAGTCACCGAACACAGAGCCACACCACCAGCACTCCATCTGGAAGTAACAAGGGAGGAAAG GCCAGGATGTCTCGTTCTCACCTCAAGAACCACCATGGGCAGcagagctcctcctccagcaccaaAAGTCATCAGAGCAACAAGCCACATCACCAGGGCAACAGCAAGAAGAGGAAAAATGTGCGAGATTCTACACAAGAAGACCTCTGCAGATAG
- the heatr3 gene encoding HEAT repeat-containing protein 3 produces the protein MVKHDVMTPLTALLRECCAGFESAAVPMKDQKNAVEDVANEAVNLLWNLCESSSQALSVFNKAGLLDVVVQCLERHPDNVELAISAAHCLHTVTEDNPELLCSLNTAVLGVLENVLLSSQPGMAHTLLRTLAAGTLWNMKGSLPAARQAQTLNAVVATLSQCLDLEPGTLIPELRQAEEVRQRNTPAAPDTEDQAAVELAVEEMGEEEEEAPKQKRNGKAARADNDFSDLLPRDKEELREATALLTAQQTSLEIIVNMCCSDDPSDDEWEEESSSDESDMGPDGLCDGVSNLMSPLCLSAEVHGALINHSIPEKVLKKTEFPRKEAMDVCHQNPSWRGLIKKMQRVQSRALTCLHSILSTMDAESLGGVPALQEAAQHLSTLVFGAAEIPKDEEFLEAVISAMRSLLQMIASKNISQCMTPQQLMSLSEAATHCDVVSVRVNAVAILGITGSTLAKEKGTAETLQMIGSALLQVATRDANLVVNGEALDALFDVFADGDEAETAAKNIQLLPALKALQPVFKAKIRKEGRGKYSPQQLCVLDNIKVNLRRFIGYLEKVVKK, from the exons ATGGTGAAGCACGACGTCATGACTCCTCTGACAGCACTGCTCAGAGAG tgttGTGCTGGTTTTGAGAGCGCTGCTGTGCCGATGAAAGACCAGAAGAATGCAGTGGAGGACGTAGCCAATGAGGCTGTGAACCTGTTGTGGAATCTATG TgagagcagcagccaggcgCTGTCTGTGTTCAACAAAGCAGGTCTCTTGGATGTGGTTGTCCAGTGTCTGGAGAGACACCCCGACAACGTGGAGCTGGCCATATCTGCTG CCCACTGTTTGCACACTGTGACTGAGGATAACCCAGAGCTGCTGTGTAGCTTGAACACTGCTGTGCTTGGAGTCCTGGAGAATGTGCTGCTGTCATCCCAGCCAGGCATGGCACACACTCTCCTCAGGACATTGGCTGCAG GGACACTGTGGAACATGAAGGGCAGTCTGCCTGCTGCCCGTCAGGCCCAGACCCTCAACGCTGTGGTGGCCACCTTGTCACAGTGCCTGGATCTGGAACCAGGTACACTGATACCCGAACTCAGACAAGCAGAAGAGGTTCGTCAAAGAAACACACCAGCTGCGCCAGACACAGAAGACCAGGCTGCAGTAGAGCTCGCTGTGGAGGAGatgggcgaggaggaggaggaagcaccCAAACAGAAGAGGAATGGAAAAGCTGCGAGGGCTGATAACGACTTCTCTGACCTCTTGCCT agggacaaggaggagctgagagaggcAACGGCCTTGCTGACAGCCCAGCAAACGTCCTTAGAGATCATCGTCAACATGTGCTGCTCTGATG ACCCATCTGACGATGAGTGGGAGGAGGAGTCGAGCAGTGATGAAAGCGACATGGGTCCGGATGGCCTTTGTGATGGAGTGTCCAATCTTATGTCACcactgtgtttgtcagctgAGGTTCACGGGGCCTTAATCAACCACAGCATCCCTGAAAAG GTCCTGAAAAAGACAGAGTTCCCCAGAAAGGAAGCCATGGATGTGTGCCATCAGAATCcctcctggagaggcctgatAAAAAA GATGCAGCGCGTACAGTCCCGGGCGCTGACGTGCCTCCATAGCATCCTCTCCACCATGGACGCCGAGTCTCTGGGAGGAGTGCCAGCCCTGCAGGAAGCAGCACAGCACCTGTCCACGCTGGTTTTCGGTGCAGCAG AGATCCCGAAAGATGAGGAGTTCCTGGAGGCCGTCATCAGCGCCATGCGGTCTCTTTTACAGATGATTGCTTCCAAAAACATCTCCCAG tgTATGACCCCCCAGCAGCTGATGAGCCTGAGCGAAGCAGCCACCCACTGTGATGTTGTCAGCGTGAGGGTCAACGCCGTCGCCATTCTGGGCATCACTGGCAGCACATTAGCCAAAGAGAAGGGCACTGCTGAAACCCTTCAG ATGATTGGAAGCGCCTTACTTCAAGTTGCCACGAGGGACGCCAACCTGGTTGTAAATGGAGAAGCCCTCGATGccttgtttgatgtttttgcgGACGGAGACGAGGCGGAGACGGCTGCTAAAAACATCCAGTTACTACCTGCACTGAAGGCGCTTCAACCTGTCTTCAAGGCCAAG ATTCGTAAAGAAGGGAGAGGCAAGTACAGCcctcagcagctgtgtgtgcttgACAACATCAAAGTCAACCTGAGGAGATTCATTGGTTATCTGGAGAAGGTGGTGAAGAAATGA